The DNA segment ttgaaatacactattggaattgcactatcagttattatttgatatctgaaattttttattgattttgattgatttgtataaattagttttctgttttgaattggtacctgtgcccagtatctgtttctgttatctggccccgccgtgagGACTattacggtattaggttgcattgttgagtcatgcatcattgcagtttatggttgcattagtatcatatgcattgatatctatgaaggaggaggaaagtatctgatatctggtagcgcgcttaccatctgacctttggtgatgtggggtatcatcaccctggtgcactgtaccataaaaattttattgaatgaatttattttacatatatgttttacgaaattattttattaatgattttgacagcatgagcatgattttattgaatagaaaatttattgtgaaattaatcaagcgtctacctgttcctattccgttgtgtgctataattatcattcactgagcatctagctcaaaccacgtttctCTCATGCATATCTGTTTGCATCGGTAGAATTTTGCAGCTGAtcaaaatattcagtccattttctggagagggacaactttgatttgttctcatggtatgcccgaatccATGTTTTCataggctaataattagtttagtttattgaacagtttaagtttttatttgaaatctgtagagactccgcagtttacttatgggatatttatgatgtttattcagcatttcgtttatttggattttgtctatttttgggattagtaagtgacaatatattcattcaagatactctgataaggcttgcatgatttaagaatacttaaattatgcgccggtcttTTTTTTCTCGTTTTCTTGCTCTCAATCATTCAATGGATTTCCTTGCTTTGCAGAAACAACTGATGGTGTCACTCTAGTTATTAATTAATTGTGAGTTGTTTAGGAATGTCGTCATGAATGACTATTAATgaaatttttttagtttaatgATATTGAAGTCGTCTTCATTATCGTGTGAAGTAAAACCATCCAGAAATAATCTTCAAAGCAATGTGAGAAATTCAGAAACTCTTAAGTGGGTTTTTTATATTGAATTAACACTATCATTTCAGGCTGTTTTTAAGTGCTGGAAGCAATTATTTTACATTCATGTAAGTTGATTCATACCATATactataaagaaaataaaatgaccaGATCATTTATTTCAGCCTTGGAAATATCTGGGCCTGCAATGGATTTTTCATCACCACTGTAAATTCTAGCTTCTCTGATAGATCAACATCGTCTCCCTCCATGGCCTTCCACTCAAAATTCCAAAccaaattagctacaaaatactcCAAATGAAGCATAGCTAAAACATAAGCAGGACAAATTCTCCTTCCAACCCCAAAAGGCATCATCTTGATCTCTCTACTTCCTGTTATGTCAAATGCTTCTCCTCCACTGTTCAGAAACCTTTCAGGCTCGAAAGACATTGGATCCTCCCACACTTTTGGATCCCAAGCCATTTCAGCTATCATGAAATTTATAATCCCATTCTTTGGTATCACATATTTGTCTAACACTGTATCTTCTGTCACTGCATGTGTTAACACAAAGTGACCTGGAGGGTGCCTCCTTAAGCCCTCcaaaatgacagctttcagataTGGCATCTTCTGCAAATCCTCTTCTTCTACCTCTTCTTCTCCATCTCTCATAACCTCTTTAATCTCCATGAATACCTTCTCTTGAATTTGTGGGTACTTGACTAAATTTGCCATGATCCATTGTAGTACTGTTGAAGTAGTATCAGTGCCAGCGTTAAGAAACTCAGAGCACAAACTAACCAATTCGTCTTCATCAAGCTTTCTTTTTTCATCAGGAAGAACCAAATCCAGCAAAGTATCAGCGTAGGATAAAACGTACTCGTCCTGGTGCTCTTTTTTGCCCTCTTTAGCTTTGTTTATTTTCTCTTCCTTCAACTTCTTTCTGGCTCTTATCAATGGAATCAGTACATCTTTTTGTCTTTGGCGAATCTGAAAGAACTCTTCCCAACGCCTACGCATAAAAATCTTGGTCAATGTTGGCCAGAAATTGAGGATATTGAACTTATGATAGCATAGAAGTATGTCCCGCTGAACTCCCGCAATCTGTTTGATCTGGTTTTCATCGAACCTGTCACCGAAACACATAAGAACTAACAAGGCAAACATGGAAAATTGAAAATGGTCCAAGACGGACAAAGGATGACCAGATTTTGCTTGGGATTCGATGCGATTCCGAAGAATTTGAAGCACCCACTTGCGCGCATGAGCATAAGATTTCACACGCGAAGGGTGGAGGATTTCTTTGTTGAGATTCCTCCGGAGAAGCCGCCAAGTAGGACCATAGAAAGCAGAAGAGATGTTATGCTGATTGCTGCTGATCACTTTAATGATGGGAAAAGGTTGTGGACGGTCTGCGAAGAGGGCACCATTTTGAACTAACGCCTGGTGAGCAAGAGAGCGGTCGGCGATGAAGATAGCAGGACGAGAACCCATATAGAGTGTGATGATTGGGCCGAACTTGGCGCGGAGGGAGCGGAGGATGGGTTCAAGATCAAAGGAGGACCTGCGAAGCAATAGGAAGTTGCCAATGATAGGGAAGGCAAGAGGGCCAGGAGGGAGGTTGCGAGTGGGGAACAAGAGGTTGAAGATGGACTTTAGGAGGTAAGAAATGGAGACGGAGACGATGATGAGAAACCAGATTTCCATGTCCAAAAGAGTGAAGAGATTCATGAAACGTGAAAATTTATAAGAACTTTGAAAATAgaaaattgattaaaaatttattattaattattataaatttattaaatataattttttgattgaggaataaattataatttttcattttattattgaagagagtttaaaaaataaaacaaatgaatttgaattatgtaattatattaaatataattatatataatttaattgactTATATATTTTAAGTGTGTTATACCGATTAATAAAATTCAttggaaataaattttaaaattgtaattagtatgaatcatactattctaatttaaaaaaattaaaataaataattataattaaattaacttattttcaattttttttaccaTCTTTGCggttttgaattttttattttatttattatgagatttattatttatataataaaaaattcttaaatttttattgaatttaaaaattaatttactttttactaataattaatttttaattaaatagagaGTGCTATAAATCAATTTATTGTATTAACTAGtgattaaatgtttttatttttatcatatgATACAATTCTCGAGAGTCCTGAGCCGAAAAATCATATTGAACTAATAGGAATTATACCAAGCCGAGGTTATTTTGATACGTTAATTTGATCTTGATTTTTTATTAAGAGCTGAATCGAAATCATACCAATTTGAATCAAATCTAGGACtgaatttatacatatatttctctatgttatatatatatatataaaataatgaattaaatacaatttaatattatatttcatttttatatatatttttaataattttatgtataaatatattaaattaacttataatttttaattaaaaatatactattatattatatatacatattaatccgtaattatatttatatcttatagttaaatattatataattaataaataattaaaatgtatgTCATATTATATActcattatattatattatataatatatttaattttaaattatatgtaCGCTTTATATAGGTAaagttatataatttaaaaataggtgaaagatatattatatgatttattatatattaataatcaaattcaatatttaaatattaatttaaatatgacttatttaaataaataattatataaaattatttcaataacCGAGAGTTGAATTAGAACCGTATTAAATGGAACAAAAATAAAAAACCGAGAAACACACCGAATCAAAATCAAAACAATGAAAAATTAGATCAAAACCATATTAAAATTTCAGTTCGATTCTGATTTCTAAATAAATCTTATACCAAACCGAAATCACACACCctattttaaaaataaacttTCACTAATTATTTTCGTTTCAATT comes from the Hevea brasiliensis isolate MT/VB/25A 57/8 chromosome 5, ASM3005281v1, whole genome shotgun sequence genome and includes:
- the LOC110659608 gene encoding cytochrome P450 89A2-like — protein: MEIWFLIIVSVSISYLLKSIFNLLFPTRNLPPGPLAFPIIGNFLLLRRSSFDLEPILRSLRAKFGPIITLYMGSRPAIFIADRSLAHQALVQNGALFADRPQPFPIIKVISSNQHNISSAFYGPTWRLLRRNLNKEILHPSRVKSYAHARKWVLQILRNRIESQAKSGHPLSVLDHFQFSMFALLVLMCFGDRFDENQIKQIAGVQRDILLCYHKFNILNFWPTLTKIFMRRRWEEFFQIRQRQKDVLIPLIRARKKLKEEKINKAKEGKKEHQDEYVLSYADTLLDLVLPDEKRKLDEDELVSLCSEFLNAGTDTTSTVLQWIMANLVKYPQIQEKVFMEIKEVMRDGEEEVEEEDLQKMPYLKAVILEGLRRHPPGHFVLTHAVTEDTVLDKYVIPKNGIINFMIAEMAWDPKVWEDPMSFEPERFLNSGGEAFDITGSREIKMMPFGVGRRICPAYVLAMLHLEYFVANLVWNFEWKAMEGDDVDLSEKLEFTVVMKNPLQAQIFPRLK